The Megalops cyprinoides isolate fMegCyp1 chromosome 15, fMegCyp1.pri, whole genome shotgun sequence region CTGATCCGCGTGGGGCCCCGGACCGTCAGCGCTCAGCACGACCGGAGAGTCCAGCGTGCGTTGCCGGCCACCGCTCCATTATTCTGCTGTCTCCCGCGAACAATGGGGCCCCGCCGAGGGGTCTGGGAACAGCGGCAGGGCCCGGCGCGGGGGGAAGCCGCGTGAGACTGGACGTGCTTTTCCTGACAACCGCGGGGCAGCAGGTTCATCTGCGGCATTCCGCGCGAGGATCCACATGGAACAGAGGAGCTGACCGTTTCAGTCCAATTAAGATTGCGAGCGGCGATCAGGCACGTGCacatggggggggtgggggagtgggggggggtttaaggGTTTGTGTCCCACCCCTTTTGTCattattaaccctttcccaTTAATAATATGAGAGGCGCAATGGATAATGTGTCTGACAGATCAGAAGATTccaagggtggcagtgtagcataatggtaaggagcagagcagagggcttgtaactgaaagtttgctggctcagttccccactggagcactgctgctgttgtaccattgcAACATCTATtcaagtcgctctggataagagcgtctgctaaatgacaacaatgtactgtaataagTGGTGAACAGTCCTTGATGAGGGAGAACACTCTGTAGGTGTggatataattattttatggcTCGTCCAAATCTTTTCCAGCTCCTGTCAGGACAGATACAACAGGTCAACTTTTGTGGCCTGGCCGTGGCTTCTTGAAAGGCATGATATATCAGCCACAAGATTCCTTTGCTGGTCACATCAGTATTTTACTTAGTCATCATGAAGCAATATAGCAACAGGAGAAACTGCAAAGAATGCCCCATtctcaaaaatcaaaaatcctGTTTCTTCCTAGTTAGAAAAATCTTGAATTGGAATGGGTACCCATGCTGTCACTAACCAAAAGCTCCCTGAGCTAACTCTTCTGCTGCCTACCTCATGTAAGTGTTGCTTTCCGTGGGGCAGTTTTATGTAcgtgtatttttcatattttatgtcaCAAGAGCGACAAAAGTGTCACTTCATTCCATGGTGTATAAACAGTGCAAAAACATAATGCTAGCAGCATCTCagctgtattgatgtgtattcTTCTGAATTATCTTGAAATGGAATGAATTAGAAAGTGGATTACGACTATGGTGTACCCCTTTTTTCAGGAGGTGCAAGCAATGGATCCCTTTGCAGACGTCCTCTTCTCTGTTCTGATGTAATGTGGCTGCTCTAAAATTTCCAGCATGTGTACGGTGAAGAGGCCTAACTTGTATAAAGGTTGCACTACAGCCACTGGCACCCCAGTTCACTAAAGCAGGGATGGCAGGCCTACATGAAGAAGACATAATTAATCGGCCCCTGGTGACAGTGGGGTGGACAGTAGCTCCCTACCTGTGTGCGGAGGATGGGGTTGCCTGCCAAGCAGACAGATGTGGAGTACACCATACTCCATTCTCAGTGTGGAGGGGGTCACCCAATGTCTGTCTGATCGAGTAGAATAAGTCATAAATTGGATGTTCACTGTTCACCTTTAACAGTATTACTTTTGTGAGCCATGGTCCAATTATAACAGCTAAATTCAGTCTTTTGCATTTCCCCTAGCCTTACCCAGAGGTGTGCCGGACAGAGCAACACCCTATCAGACGCCGCAGACGAAACGCACAACACTTCTCTAACCTTCACAGAGAAGACCTGGGACAAACAAACTCTGCCTCTGGCACTGCATCCAGCACCGCCTTCAAAGAAAGTACGGTACATTCGATTTAGGATAGTCTGCAGTCAACCCCAAGAGGCCAGCCAGGGCAACTGATTTCTGCACCGCCACAGAGAAAGCACATCATCGGGTATCTGTCTCTTTAGCAGTAATGAATTCACAAACTATCTGACACCGAGacctctccagctctctccatTCTAAAACCTCAGCTGCCCTTCCCCTTACCATTAAAGAACAATTTTGGATTCATAACATGCCTGTTTTTCAGAAGACGGGTggccacacattcacactgtttTGTTTGGGCCGCAGAATGTTACAAAGGTTCTAATTTCAAGGTGAGAATGTTTTGATCTTGAGGTGAGAGGTGCAGATCAAAGGGCAAACAGCCCTGACTGACCTTAAGGCACTGCCAAGGCAGTAGAAAAGGATGGGATCTCAttactgcaaaaacacagagatcTATACATTCCCCAGTATTGATCTACCTCCATTATCTGCTGTGTGATATCAATGTGGTGCAAACCTTATCCAGAAccttatttttcataaaaatcaaataaagtAACAAATGTttgacactttcttttttttttttttacagattacCGAATGTTCATAAAATGATCTACCAattttttttatactgaaaCAGGCAATGTGTGCATCTTTTAAATGACACTGGCAAAGAACTGGATTGAAGTGGGACTGTCATCCACACAGATTTGTGATGGGGGGGGGCTTCCAAATACTGTAAGATGCCTTGCTATGTGGCCAAAAATAGGGTTTTGTCTGCCACTCTCTGTCTTAGCATGACATCATTCAACCTTGATTTGTTGTCACTAGGTGAAAACACAACCCTTTAGGTGGATTCAATCAATGGGGAAGAGAAAaatcttttccctttttcagtGTCTCGGGAGATTTAGATAGCCAAAAGAGACcatttatttttagctttttcaCAGTGAATGTGCACTAAACTAATTCCAAAGATCCATAACTTAATACTCAAAGCCCTTTGTTTGCAAGAATGGTGAAAATCAAACCATAATATGAAAACcttacatacacatagacataaGATTaacctgaaacaaaacattacatgcaacataaacacataaactgagctctgtctgtctgtctgtgtgtttgtgtgtgtgtcctcggTGGCATTGTCTTGAAAGTTACAGATATAGCCCCCTCTTGTGGTTAAAAAGTGTAGTTACAAAGTTACTCAATTAAAGTAGTATAGGTCATGTAATTTTTCTCAACACTGAACCTACCCacttacaaataaatgtgatacATGACATGTACAAACTCAGATAATTCAACTGCTTTTCCTAAACACAAATCATGACCTGATTAAgtaaatggtaactgtaacaaTAGCCCTAAGGCTTGAAAATACCATATTTCACACTCATTCGGGTTTTAGTTCACAAACTGACACTTGCATTGTGACACAGATTCAGACACTTGCTATTTATTCTCTGCATATATCagtcaatttaattttttaatcagATTATTTATAGGAaatggttgattttttttcaacccACAAATGAATTCTGACATCAAGATCTGAAACCATATGATGTAAGATCAAAATCTTGTGATGTAATCTGATGACAGTTACAAAAATATGACCGTAGGTGCACCGAAAGAGAAGTGCAATTTCTGGTGCGTCTTTCTTCGCAGACTGGAGGTACAGCTTCTGTCAGTCAGCTGTGTAATGCCCTCCCAAGggacatcaaaaacaacaaaatgacagtGTAGCTTCTGGAAGAGAGAACACAGCGTCTCCTTAACAACCAGCAAAACAGTGGAGACAGTGCCTGAAATTGTGGTCAACAGAGTCGCCCAGCAACAAAATgaggacagccaatcagcacctAATTGGAACATGGTGCTCCTTGAGCAGTCCAATATGGTTAATTTTGCGCTGCTGTTAAATAGTGGATTTTGACATTTCTGTAGATTTGGACCTAGAcacaatcaaatcaaacatAATTTAAGAAGGATTAATGGTTAGTTCATTTTGTCAAAACTTCATTGACaggattaaaaatgtatgaaaaaaatcttgaaaaaatctaatttttcaAGGGGTATCTATTGAGGGTTACAAGGTAATGTAGGAAAGACCAACAACATAACTACAATGACATCTGACCGTAAGATCACAATCTTCAATCTTTTTTAGATCAGTTTTTTCTACATTTAATCTATTTTGGTGTGGGTTGGGACCTTTCAGTTTCCAAACATGAACAGAATGAACAGAAATGCTGATGTTTCAAGTCTGGTTGACTCCTGTCTCAATCGTGTTAGTACCAAGCTGTCAGATAAGCTTTCACCCATAGCTTATCACCATCTTAATTAAACATTAGAATCACCTAAAGTGGTCCTTGAATTCCCTCCTCTATGCAGAAAATAGTGAATACTGTACAACCTATGTAATCTGTGACAGAAGAcgtgtttgttttacatttttgttactttgtgTGCCCCTTACTGTATTCATATCATAGGAGCAtctcctgaaaaagaaaaattatccTGCTCTACAATACAGTTTAGAAAGCAATTTCATTACTATGTGAGGAATCATTGAGTTGTAACAATGACTTTGAACATTTCTAAACTGAAGTTATTTAAAAGGAATGTGTGTACCTTGCCGTTAATTTTTAAAGGACAGCTTTCTGCATCAGTGGTCTGGGTTTTCTTGCACTGCGTGAGGCCCAGATTTACCTCCAGAATAAAATTCAATCCAGCTACCacctgtaaaagaaaaaaaacttgtattCAGACGTAACCTGATTGTAGGTCGGCCCCGAGTCCTTCTTTTAGCAGTATCCACAAAACATCGACTCAGAACCACTTTCTCACAAAGGTTTGTCTCAGAATTACTAAATTATTCACTACTAATTACTAAAACTTGTCGGAAGTACAGACCAAAACGGTTTTAGACTGTGACAGGCCGAACGCTGTTTTGTTTTCGTTGCCGCAATCGTACCTGAATTTTGGACGACGAGATTGAAGTAGTTTTATAAGCGTACTCTTCATTGATCGTCTCTTTGTTGTACTCATTAGCAGCAAATTTGGCTGCTCTCTGAACATCACCTCTGTTTGAGGGAACGTCGACCGGTGACCCGGTCATTATCGGCTCAGAGACGGTGAGGTGAAGTGCCAAGTACACCGCCAATACTGCGGGCCAAAGGCATGAAGCCATGTTGTCAAGATGAGAAGAGTCTAGGGCGAAATGTACGACTGTCGTTAAATATTATATCCTCAGCATTTCTTTCAGCGTCTGCAACGATgttacaaacaacaataattgAGTTATAGCGTACGTTTCTTTTAATCACAGATGTAAATAGACAAAAATAAACTCATACCTTCACCAGGCAGTGGTTTTATGGTCTCACCAGAGATGTAATTTATTACGTTACCGACACAGACGGCCTTTATGACCAAACGTGTTCTGTCGTTGTTGCATAGCGGTCTTATTGCGCAGCGGTCACTGACGACAACGGAACATAATCGCTCAGTCACTCCTACCGTGGAAGTTGAAAACGTGACCAAACTCAGTCAAACCTTCGTAGTCTGAACCAAAATGGCCTCCAGTTGCAGGCTGTGGTTTCTGgtttgaatgaaaaaagaccaggtgtttgtgtgtaaaaattagtctttattttgtttttaaaatctgcTTGTATTTTAAAGTTTGAGATAGTGACTGTCTTACTGTGAATACAGCCATATTACCATTGGCCTAGTCcagctgtaaaatgtacaaGGAAATCCTTACCTCGGTTGTCAACAGCAGAAGATTTTGCTGCTTAAAAACTCggtaaattattaataattgttAATAATTATGATTGAAAATGATTATAACTGAAAAACCAAATGTTGAAACCTTTCCCAAAGGTCAACACAGCTGTTGTTACATAGAATGTCAATCACATCAGCAAAATTTCTGCAGATTACCTATCACACTTTCCTTAGATGTGCAAAACCACAAATGATAGCGTTATGCGATTGCAAGAACTTTGCAATATGAGTAAACAAATGCTGGGTTCGGAGAAGATGATAACCGAAATAAAGGCATTGGCTTCAAATGACAGCCTTAGTAGTGAGGTGTTGACCAGACTAATGTAATACAGGAAGGTAGTGTAATACATCACCCAAGACCTGCCAATGTGGCAAAAGATCACCAGGAGTGTGGTTCTTCTTTTGATTTGCCAAGCACCATGTTGCGTGATTATACTTTTTAACACACTGCTCCATCAGAGGTTAAGATATTTTGAATGTATACCCAATATCATAGAAAGTAAAATGGAGTGAAATCTGGTTTTATCGGGTTGAAACAGCATGCTTTACTGGATCCAGTCAACTACTGCACTATTTCATGTGGAGGCTATAAAGGCCTCACAAGTGACCACGATCCCTCTGACCCATGACTCGTGATAAGTGCTCTCTAAAGACCTGCATTATATTCGAAAGAAATGGATCCTGAGGAATGGCCTTTCTTACATTCCCTTCCTATGGTACACCTGTACATAAGATCTGCTGGAAGACTTAATTGTCCCTCCAACTCATATCTATAAAAAGCAGTACCTGAATTGAATATAACCACTCCAGGTTCAATAGAGGAAATTCACCTTTCACCAAAACCTGTGACAGActgcaaatatttataaatgtctAAACAGATATCAGGTCACCATTGTgcattataatatattaaacaCGTACGCTGGTGATAAATCAGAGACCatagataaaaatgttttattaagaTTTCCAGAGAATATTGGCTATGGTTAAGACACCCACCcactatactgtacatatatttcAGGAAATATCCTGAGTCACGCTTGTCACTACAAATGATATAATTGTCTAACTATAGTGGGccaaaggtgtaaaaaaaaacagcagattttgAAATCCCGCTCACCACAGTTGATACGACcgtttttatttaacatttaaaacccAAGAATAACACTAAGGACGAGCTGATATGATAACACACTCTACATGCAGAACAATGAAAGTGCAGGGTGTTAGTTTCAAAGATTTGGAGAGCTCAGTACTCCCATAACAAGTTAAAATACAGATCAAATAGTCTCCCTTTGGATGTGAGCCCTCTGTGACACAATCAGCTTTTCTGTCCAGAGGTGAAATTACCCCCTCACACCAGGGGGTGCAGTTTCTACCCAGATGAGGCACCCTATCAAGTCTAAATAATCTTACTGATATTTACTGATGATTATGatgacatttttctgtgaagACCCAGAGAAATtaagaaatgtgtgtgaaatctTGAAAATTATGAACAGAAGcaaatctatatatatatgagaagtaaaaataaaactgaaaattgagcatttctttaatttcaaaCAGGCAGTAAAAATAGCAAGACGTGGTTTCTCGTCTTTGTGAGAAGGTTTTGCTGTATCCTGTTAGCCTGCACATGACCATTAGCCGTTAACTTCTCTTTTTGGAGTACAATAATTTTGTAGGGTGAAAAATGCTGTCAGTATCATGTGAATGACATTACTGGGAGAATGACTGTTGAATACTTAAAGCTCTTTCCATAGATTTCCCACCTATGAGCTTGCCATTGGGGCTGGGTAGAGACATTTGCTGAGATGACAGACATAACTGTTTGCTAGGAATACCTCTCATCAAAATAGTCACGCAATCAAAATTGATCTGATTAGTACTAATGAGATTATGAGCCTGGTACCATTCTTTGGTACCACAGAACATTTGAACCAGATCAAACACCCACTGCACCACGAAGTACATTTCTAGCAATGGTAGAGTTCATATTACAAAGACTACatcttattttaatgtaatatatttcattgtaattgcattaaatgtatatttatccTTGATTAGCTGTGTTACATTTACTGCTAGTTACGTTCACTAAAATTATGCTAAAGTTGGGGCTTTTATCAAAAACTGGTGAagatgaagaaatgtaaattaatgttttgttttgtttttttgcttttgagagACAACAAAACGATATTGGCAAATGAAGCCGATTATATGCAGATCCAGTGTACTTGATTTTCTTTTAGCCCTTATGATGACATGAAGATACTGCTACCTGTACCTAGCCTCCATTAAGCATTGTGACACTTTCTAGGTATTGTATTTTGCACAGGATAAAAACCCTTCTGCTTAATGACCTCAGTTCAGAATGCAACTATTATTGTATGCTGTTAGCCTGGAGGCATTTTGTGGAGTGCCTCCAGCTTGCTTCTGGTATGTCTGATTGATATCTTAAATAGATCGGTTGAGGTTTGATCAGAAATAATGCACTGGTCAACAAACAAACTCCACTTACATTAAGGCAAGTGTGCACTGTCTTTTAACTTAGTCTTTTTCAAGCCATATTTAATTTATAGAGCAATACATCTATGGTTGAAGGTGTCAGCAGTCAGTTTTTGCTGTTGCAGCTTGTGTAATCAGACAATTGGCATCACCTTAATCATGGTTTTGCAATTTCTAcagaataaacattttatatcaaAGATCTTTTTGATGCTAAGATGGCAAATACTGTCAAATGGGATTTCGGCCAGGTTTCGTTGGACCTACAGGCTATAAAATCCCAGTCAGAACAGGCTGCCGTCACTTCTTTCCTGACTCTCGGGTTTAGAGTGATGATGGCTCGTTGGTCCTTCtgcgtctgtgtgctgttggcCATAGTTGCCTACGCATATGCAACTGGGCAGATCGAGGATGCGTCAACAACCAGCCCAGAGGTGAAGGATGCGGCCAAAACTGCTCTGGAGATGTACAATAAGCGAGCCAATGACATGTACATGTACTTCCTGAGAAACATCGTTTCAGCGAAGAAACAGGTGAGACCTAGAtcactccctcctcccctgTTCAGTTTTTCAAGCTGTCTTGTGTGTATGACTAGTTACTGTAAAATTGGGTAATGTGTTTGTGGTTTATCATTTGTCTGTTCCAACAGGTGGTGGCAGGGCTCATATTCTATTTGGACCTTGAGACGGTACGATGCGTGAAAGACCAGGATATGAAGGCTTGTCCTGAAACTGGAGATGCACAGGTaagacagaaaacatttcttACCGTACCCTATAGTATCTCACTGAAATGTATTGTGTTAATACATTTGTTGATGCAGCTTTTAAAACCTAGCTCTAATTAAAGTCAATGCTGCAAACAGTGTCTAACACTGCTTGTACTGAATTCAGCCAataattatttacttacttaATCGTGAGTATTCCCAAACCAAAGGAATTCCATCACAAACTGATAATCAACATTAACGAAGATGTACACTCAGGAATTGTGCGATCATTATGCAATTATTCAAATCCCACTTGCACACTATGTCTGTTGACTGAAATGTATTCAGCAGTACTTCATAAAGTATGTTGATATTATAACATGAAACCATTTCTTGGGGGTACACCatgtatgctggttttcactCCATCTGAGCTCTGCATTAATTAGGGTGAGCTGCATCTGTGACAActgatgttttacattatttgcatataATCTGCAGCACATTCTATGTGAAAGGAATGTGCTTTTGGAGGTGTGGTTGTTCTGATTATGTATTAAGTACATGTGTCCCTTGAACTAAGCTGAGGCCATGCTCTCATAACTGCTGTTAACATTACTTCAAGCAATTGTTCTTGGCCAAATTGGCtcaaaatgattgaaaaacATACAGCAGTACATTTACCTGTAATCCCTCTTTTGGAGCAAACACAACCCATTTCTGTTACAAAGTACTCACAGCTGATAATTACTAGagatttaattaataataattgaaaaCTCAGCTGGAAAGAAAACCCgcatgcactgtacattgtacatacTTGTTTAagctttttaatttgttgtctTCCATAGGTTAGCATGCCTTTTCTTGTTAACCCAACTGTGTAGTGCAGCGAGAAGAGGGGATAAAAAGCAAACCACCATCATCTGTTTCACTAATTTATTATCCCTTAATCACAACCAAATACCTTGTTTAATGAATCAAATGTTAGAGACGCCTCAATGGAtttcaaactattttttttaaaaacccacATGGTAGGAAAGCAGGGCCATATTCATGGACCACTGGTCAAACTGCACAAGACAACTGTTCAGTTGGAATTAGTTTTGTTGCAGATCAGTGACAAGTTTCCAGATCCAAAGTAAACCGCACTGGTATACTAGAATACACCAAAAAGAAATCAGACAGGAAATGTTCACTGTAAATGAagaattttctgaaaatgaagtgTTCTGTAACCGTCCGCTTTTTTAAGTCCTTCTGAGTGAGTTCCTCCATTTTCCCCACAGCAGACATTCCTGTGCCACTTTGAGATCTGGTTTAAGCCTGGACCCGCTCGTGACGCTGAGATCCTGAAGAGCACCTGTGCGGCTTCTGTGTCAAACAGCGAATAGTTTCTCCCGCGagagcactctctctgctacacAAAAGCATGCAAATCTTCAAAGCCCACCTATACATGTAAACTGCATTTATCAGGGTTCCCGGTCATGGAAAATCCTTCACATATCTTCAACTAGGAACAGTTACAGCAATTGATCCAATAATCCCACTGTCCTTTGAAAGGTCATTGAAAATTgctcaaatattaaaaaacagctACTTCTTTTCCCTTTTAGAGGGAACAAACATCCATTCTGCTAGCTTGTAAGTTTCTAAAATACCCCAGCATCATTGGTAGCAAATTCCTTCTTCCAATCAGCACAATTTCAGGGGAAGTGGACtgcaacaaaaagaaattctTAAAAACTGCTGTAAAATGAACATCTGATTTGAACGGGAACCCTGATTAATGTCTATGAATGCTACACCTTTCGTTAACCTTAAGGCTTAAGCATTGTTGATTGTTGCTTTAAAATCTCCAGAAGTGAACCGTATGTACCGAGGAACGTGGCTACATACAGCAAACTACAGAAGCTTCTTCCTCTCTTAATAAAATGCAAGTGCAGCAcattggctttttttgtttcctcacTGACTACACATCATGATCATTATGATTTAtgataacttaaaaaaaacaaaaaaaaacaaggcggAATACAAAAGGTATTGACTACACCAAATTGGATGTTTAGCATCATAAACTCAGTATCTCCCATTTATGAAATGGTTTCCCCATATTCTGGACGCTCAAGtctacatttattaaaaatggcaaaatatatAAACAGCACAATGTACTTTGAAATActttgtttcaaataaaaatcttagtgttgaatgaacaaataataataaaaaagaaggcAACGGATGAATGTACACTGAACAGTAGGGGAAATAATTAAGTGGAATGTAGTAGGGGTTATTTCTAGCAAGAAAACCGAACCGAAAACGCCTCTTAAACGCTGAATGGAGAGCCAGTTTACATAAAACAAGACGTAATAGTCACATCAAGGGTACCGCATCCTCACAATCCCAACCACCGAGCGAACCTCCCATTGTGTTGGTTTGTTGTCGTTGTTGTTCTACATGACATATATTCTTGCATCTACCACCCTGTCTACACTCTCGTGTGCGTTTTTTTTCATGATCGCTGCTAGTTTGGCTACAACCACGTTTCCAGACTGGCTGCTCTAATGGCCCTCTGAGTCCGATGCAGGAAGGTGTAGCCACCCGTCCTGTCCCTGTATGTCCCCAGCGATTCAAGGACACATGTAGTGGAATCCGGTTTGGGTGCTCTCTGACGGCAGACGTACAGAGTGATATTCtacctttaaaagaaaaagaccCTTGTCATGAAAGGGGTGGTAGAGGATGGGGCGCTGAGGGGGTTCCCAGTGAAGTCCCAGCACCCCCTATGTGCTGCGTTCCCTTAGACATCGTCCTGTTCTGGGGCGAAGAGCGAGGCCAGCCCTGTGCTCTCGCTGTTGTCCATAACGTCCCTCTTTGTGTCCGGCTTCACCTTCTTGAAAAGAGACGGCAGATTCCGGATGTGGACCTCTTTCTTAAACTGCTGCCCCAGTGGTTTCTGCAGGGAGAAGCAGCGGGATGAAAATTtgttaaaaacacagccttatgtatgtacacatttgGTCACTTGatgcactcttatccagaggaaatTGCATAGATAACAAtttgttacccatttatacagctggtatatttactgagatcacagtgggttaagtaccttgcccaagggtacaacagcattgcctcAGTTGGGAACTAAATGCCAACATTTTACTTAGGAGATCatctcctcaccactacacatCACACTGCCTCACAGCCTTCCCTATGAAAATTGCATgagtttttatttcttcctAGAGGCAAAAATGATGGCTGAACTGTTGAAAATCCATAACCATACTGAAGTTGAAAACCAAAAACTGGGGCAGAGCACACTGCCCTCAAGCTCTCCCAGTAGAATCTATTGAGAGAACTTCTACCCATATGTACTTCAGCAACAACAAGCCAATAAATAAAGTGTAGTCCTTTATAAAGCATTGAGCACTTTATGTTCCCTGGAGGACAGCTCCCCTACCCCCACAGTCCCAGCCAGGAGCTTTTTAAATTGgtccttcctcttcttctctcctggCTTGGGAGCCGTCGGGTTCAGGATCTTCTGGTCGAACTGGTCCAGCGTCTCCATCTGGATGTTGGGGATCTGCGTCATGACGACCCGAAGCTCTGGGTAGCGTGGCCTCTGTGAAGAACATCCAGAAATCACTCCTGTTACATTGCACTGTTAACTATGCAAATCTATGCATGTATTCAGCACGTTGACCACACCTTGTCTCGGCAAGGAGTATTTAAAAAGCCAATGCTTAAATACAAGCTACACCAGTTCCCACTGTTTGTTACACTCTTTTTCCACTCCAGCTGTGGAGCCTCAACATTATAATCTCTGATGGAAACACAGCCACCCAAATATATAAAACCTGGCACAGTTTCACTATACTGGATAcgacaaagggaaaaaatattacatgatTATAAGGAAAAAAGAGGCGAAAGAGGCAGATTTTAAAAGGCTGGCAGCAGCCGGGCGGTCTGGACGGCTCACCAGGGCCTCATAGATGAGGAAGGCCAGCTGCGTCAGGGCGGCGTTGCAGCCCTCGTGTTGCCCGTGCATCTGCAGCCCCTTCAGCACACTGGTGTAGAACCACGTGACCGCCTCGGGCAGCAGGTTCCCCCCGACCACCTACAGCGGAACACACAGAGAGTCCGAGTGAGCGTGAAGCACCGAGAGAGCAGGGCACTGCAG contains the following coding sequences:
- the LOC118790310 gene encoding cystatin-POGU1-like, translating into MARWSFCVCVLLAIVAYAYATGQIEDASTTSPEVKDAAKTALEMYNKRANDMYMYFLRNIVSAKKQVVAGLIFYLDLETVRCVKDQDMKACPETGDAQQTFLCHFEIWFKPGPARDAEILKSTCAASVSNSE